CCGTATGTATTTGATGAAGAGCAAGCTAAGAAGATGGCTGAAGCTGGTGCTGATATTCTCGTTGCCCATGTTGGGTTGACAACATCGGGAACCATCGGTGCTGCAGTTGCATTAACGCTCGATGAGGCCATAGAGAGGGTTTTAAGCATAGCCAAGGCGGGAAAGGAGGTTAACCCGGACATAATAGTTCTCTGTCATGGTGGTCCGTTTGATGAGCCAGAAAACGTGGGAAAGGCTCTTCTTAAGATGCCGGGTATTTCTGGATTCTTTGGTGCCTCGAGCATAGAAAGACTGCCAACCGAGAGGGCGATAAAGGCTCAGGTTGAGGCTTTTAAGTCTCTGAAACTGGCTTGATAGCCCTCAGTTTGAATATTATGTAGATAACTTCTCCCTTCCGGGAGGGCAGACTCTCTCAATCTAAAGTTATAGCCCAGATCTCTCATTTGCCGATCTTTATTCTAACAAAAATTTCTCCCGATCTGCCTTCCCGGATATCTGTTATCTTACCTTTGTATCTGTTTACTCTTGGTCCTGGGGGAGGAAGCTTTGAGAGATAGATATCCCAAGGATAGATTATAATCTTTTGAGGCTCTTGCTCTGCAGGGATGATGATCTTTATTCCATCGCTTTCAATCTCATATAGAGGGCCATTTAGCCTTTTGCACTTTTCCACATAGAAGATATTAGGGTGTCCAAGAAATCCGCTTATCTCATTGCTTGCAGGGGTTGATATTACCTCCTCTAATTTTCCTTCCTGAACTATTCTGCCGTTTATCATTACCGCTATTTTGTCGGAAATTTCCTCTGCTTCAACCAGATTATGCGTTACATATAGTATAGGGATATTAAGCTCCTTTTTAAGCCTCTTTATCTCCGTGCGAAGCCTTTTCTGATACGGTAGATCTAAGCCAGAAGATGGTTCGTCAAGAAGTAGAATTTCTGGATCATAGATGAGCGCTTGCGCAAGAGCAACCCTTCTTCTTTCTCCTCCGCTTAGTTCATGTGGAAATCGCTCAATCAGATTGGATAGCTTCAATCTCTCGATCCACTCATTGAGTCTTCTTTTTCTTTCACGCTGAGGAAATTTTCTGCATTCCAGAGGAAAAAGCAAATTTTTCCTAACCGTATAGTGTGGGAGCAGATTATAGTTTTGTGGCAGGTATCCCACATTTCTCCTTGTGGGTGGGAGTTTATCTATCCTTTTCCCCGATAGAACGATAGTCCCGCTTTCGGGTTTCAGGAAGCCGGCTATAAGGTTAAGAAGCGTACTTTTACCTGCCCCGTTGGGACCTAACAGAACGAGTACTTTTCCTCTTTTTGCTTTTAAGTTGACATCCTTGCAGCCATATTTCCCGCTTAAGTTCCTAACCTCAAGCGACATTCTTTTTTAAACCTTCTTTCTATGCGGGATATTATGCGCTCAAAGGCCCATCCCATCATCCCGATAACTATTGCGGTGGCAAAGAGAATATCCATTCGTAGGAGTCCTTCCGCTTCCATAAGCGTGTTTCCAAGCCCGCTTGCTCCAATAAGCATTTCTCCTGCTATGGTTAACCTCCATGAGTGCTCTATGCCAAGCTTTAAACCTGTGAATATATCACCTGCGGAAAGCGGAAGATATATCCTTAAAAGGAGGGTGAGATTTTGCGCTCCCATAGCTTTAGCGGAATTGATCAGCTCTTTCGGAATAGCCCTTATCCCTGTAGCAGTGCTTAAAGCGACGTTTAGAAAAGACGCTATTCCAGATACGACGATGATCATTGAATCACTTAGTCCCATCCATATCATAAAAAGAGGAATCATAACTATTCCTGGTAGTGAATAGAGAGTGCCTATCATGGGTGAGAGCATTTCATAGGCTGTCTCGCTGATCCCCATCATCAATCCTGTTGCTATACCGATGATGCTTCCTGTGATAAAGCCTAACATCGCCTTTATTAAAGTATGGTAAAGAGCGCTACCGAGCTCTCCTCCGTTGATAAGGCTTAGGAGAGTTTCTGCTACCTTAGTGGGAGAGGGAAGCAAAACGGGTGGTAGGATTCTCTCTTCCGCTAAGATCCACCATGAGATAAGCAAAGCTATTGGGAAAAGAAGCGGAA
This region of Synergistota bacterium genomic DNA includes:
- a CDS encoding phosphoenolpyruvate hydrolase family protein, with amino-acid sequence PYVFDEEQAKKMAEAGADILVAHVGLTTSGTIGAAVALTLDEAIERVLSIAKAGKEVNPDIIVLCHGGPFDEPENVGKALLKMPGISGFFGASSIERLPTERAIKAQVEAFKSLKLA
- a CDS encoding ABC transporter ATP-binding protein, producing the protein MSLEVRNLSGKYGCKDVNLKAKRGKVLVLLGPNGAGKSTLLNLIAGFLKPESGTIVLSGKRIDKLPPTRRNVGYLPQNYNLLPHYTVRKNLLFPLECRKFPQRERKRRLNEWIERLKLSNLIERFPHELSGGERRRVALAQALIYDPEILLLDEPSSGLDLPYQKRLRTEIKRLKKELNIPILYVTHNLVEAEEISDKIAVMINGRIVQEGKLEEVISTPASNEISGFLGHPNIFYVEKCKRLNGPLYEIESDGIKIIIPAEQEPQKIIIYPWDIYLSKLPPPGPRVNRYKGKITDIREGRSGEIFVRIKIGK
- a CDS encoding ABC transporter permease gives rise to the protein MLISWWILAEERILPPVLLPSPTKVAETLLSLINGGELGSALYHTLIKAMLGFITGSIIGIATGLMMGISETAYEMLSPMIGTLYSLPGIVMIPLFMIWMGLSDSMIIVVSGIASFLNVALSTATGIRAIPKELINSAKAMGAQNLTLLLRIYLPLSAGDIFTGLKLGIEHSWRLTIAGEMLIGASGLGNTLMEAEGLLRMDILFATAIVIGMMGWAFERIISRIERRFKKECRLRLGT